From Actinopolyspora lacussalsi, a single genomic window includes:
- a CDS encoding transcriptional regulator with XRE-family HTH domain (product_source=COG1396; cath_funfam=1.10.260.40; cog=COG1396; pfam=PF13560; smart=SM00530; superfamily=47413): protein MNSSGPAIPEPISPTVGRRWLSQEVRRLREEAGLKQSDVAKRLRCNAAKIAHMESMRNTISGPDLEVMLTLFEVPDERVAWYLRLAELAKEKGWWDANRAVPDWFSIYVGLEWGADRIREWELGYPPGILQTRSYIEALVRGEDGPFEVGIRELVEARLRRQEALWRSEDPLWMHAVIDEAALRRQVGDTEVMREQLHYLAEAGQWENVTVQVMPFAVGPHRGHLGSFQWLGFPRVGDPGVVYLENQRGGIYLEEVDEVAMFNGVFESLAEQALSPAESADFLAELVKELT from the coding sequence ATGAACAGTTCGGGGCCGGCGATCCCGGAGCCGATCAGCCCCACTGTCGGAAGACGGTGGTTGTCGCAGGAGGTCCGCAGACTTCGTGAGGAAGCAGGGCTGAAACAGTCCGATGTGGCAAAACGACTTCGTTGTAACGCGGCGAAGATCGCCCACATGGAGAGCATGCGCAACACGATCAGCGGCCCTGACCTGGAGGTGATGCTCACGCTCTTCGAGGTGCCCGACGAACGCGTCGCGTGGTATCTGCGGCTGGCCGAACTCGCCAAGGAGAAGGGTTGGTGGGACGCAAATCGCGCGGTGCCGGACTGGTTCTCGATCTACGTCGGCCTGGAGTGGGGCGCCGATCGGATCCGGGAGTGGGAGCTGGGATATCCGCCCGGCATCCTGCAGACCCGCTCCTACATCGAAGCCCTGGTGCGTGGTGAGGACGGGCCCTTCGAGGTCGGGATTCGCGAGCTGGTCGAGGCACGGCTGCGGCGGCAGGAGGCACTGTGGCGTTCCGAGGATCCACTGTGGATGCACGCGGTGATCGACGAGGCGGCGTTGCGGCGACAGGTGGGCGACACCGAGGTGATGCGTGAACAACTGCACTACCTGGCCGAGGCGGGCCAATGGGAGAATGTCACCGTCCAGGTAATGCCGTTCGCCGTGGGACCACATCGCGGTCATCTCGGCTCTTTTCAGTGGCTGGGATTTCCACGCGTTGGTGATCCCGGCGTGGTGTATCTGGAGAACCAGCGGGGTGGGATCTATCTGGAGGAGGTCGACGAGGTGGCCATGTTCAACGGGGTCTTCGAGTCGTTGGCCGAGCAGGCGTTGTCCCCGGCGGAGTCAGCCGATTTCCTCGCCGAACTCGTGAAGGAGTTGACATGA
- a CDS encoding elongation factor G (product_source=KO:K02355; cath_funfam=2.40.30.10,3.30.230.10,3.30.70.870,3.40.50.300; cog=COG0480; ko=KO:K02355; pfam=PF00009,PF00679,PF03764,PF14492; smart=SM00382,SM00838,SM00889; superfamily=50447,52540,54211,54980; tigrfam=TIGR00484), whose translation MGNKRTGNGQAQSVPAATDPAAVRNVVLVGPSGSGKTTLVERLLATTSTISRRGSVTEGSTVCDHETAAVEQQRSVGMAVAPLWHRETKINLVDTPGYADFIGELRAGLRAADAALFVVAATEEVDSATRTIWQECDRVGMPRAVVISRMDQPRADATAAIESCVAAFGSGVVPLYLPRYHGGSPTELFGLLTGSSYDYSQGSTPIVRASAEPPDESARAGRDRLLEGIIAGSEDETLLERYLGGENIEEATLIGDLEAAVARGGLQPVIPVSAETGIGMTELLDGIVRAFPSPLEHVLPEFTDPHGGNPRRLECDPSGPLAAEVVHTSVDAYVGRVSVLRVFSGTLSPDRPAHVSGHGLAERGHPDHDSAERIGHIHSPLGAGLREVPYCVAGDLCALTKLASAETGDTVSDPKDPLLLQPWDMPDPLLPMAVTGHGDDDALARNLNRLLAADPTLRLDRSTETHQMVLWCMGEAHAEVILQRLRENGVDVDTEPVRVAFRQTFRGPAKGHGRYVKQSGGHGQYAVCDIEVEPLERGAGFEFADRIVGGAVPKQFIASVEKGVRAQLERGIEPECPIVDLRVTLVDGKTHSVDSSDAAFQAAGALALKSAAERAGLLTLEPVDEVEVHIPDDHLGAVLGDLSSRRGRVIGTEPEDTGWTVVRAHVPSTELTRYAINVRSLSSGSASFSRSFAGYEPLPR comes from the coding sequence ATGGGGAACAAGCGCACGGGCAACGGGCAGGCTCAGTCGGTCCCGGCGGCGACCGATCCCGCCGCCGTTCGCAACGTGGTGCTGGTCGGCCCGTCCGGTTCCGGCAAGACCACACTGGTGGAACGGTTGCTGGCGACCACGTCGACCATCAGCAGACGTGGTTCGGTCACCGAGGGAAGCACGGTCTGCGACCACGAGACCGCCGCGGTGGAGCAACAGCGTTCCGTGGGCATGGCGGTGGCTCCGCTGTGGCACCGCGAGACCAAGATCAACCTTGTGGACACGCCCGGATACGCCGACTTCATCGGCGAGCTGCGCGCGGGACTACGTGCGGCCGACGCGGCGCTGTTCGTCGTGGCCGCCACCGAGGAGGTGGACTCCGCGACCCGGACGATATGGCAGGAGTGCGACAGGGTCGGCATGCCCAGGGCGGTGGTGATCTCCCGCATGGACCAGCCGCGCGCGGACGCCACGGCGGCGATCGAGTCCTGCGTGGCCGCGTTCGGCAGCGGGGTGGTTCCGCTGTACCTGCCGCGCTACCACGGTGGATCGCCGACCGAGCTTTTCGGACTGCTCACCGGTAGCAGCTACGACTACTCGCAGGGCAGCACGCCGATAGTGCGAGCGAGCGCCGAACCGCCGGACGAGTCGGCCAGGGCGGGCCGGGACCGATTGTTGGAGGGGATCATCGCGGGCAGCGAGGACGAGACCCTGCTGGAGCGTTACCTGGGCGGCGAGAACATCGAGGAGGCGACGCTCATCGGTGATCTGGAGGCGGCGGTGGCCCGCGGCGGGCTGCAGCCGGTGATCCCGGTCTCGGCCGAGACCGGGATCGGGATGACCGAACTGCTGGACGGCATCGTCCGGGCCTTCCCCTCCCCGCTGGAGCACGTGCTCCCGGAGTTCACCGATCCGCACGGAGGCAACCCCCGCCGGTTGGAGTGCGATCCGAGCGGCCCGCTGGCGGCGGAGGTGGTGCACACCTCGGTGGACGCCTACGTGGGACGGGTCTCGGTGCTGCGCGTGTTCTCCGGAACGCTGTCGCCGGACCGTCCGGCGCACGTGTCCGGTCACGGCCTGGCGGAACGGGGACATCCCGATCACGACTCCGCCGAACGCATCGGCCACATCCACAGCCCGCTGGGCGCCGGACTGCGGGAGGTGCCGTACTGCGTGGCGGGCGACCTGTGCGCGCTGACCAAGCTGGCCTCGGCCGAGACCGGCGACACCGTCTCCGACCCCAAGGACCCGCTGCTGCTGCAGCCGTGGGACATGCCCGACCCGCTGCTGCCGATGGCCGTCACCGGGCACGGCGACGACGACGCGCTCGCCCGCAACCTCAACCGGCTGCTGGCCGCCGACCCCACGCTGCGGCTGGATCGCTCCACCGAGACGCACCAGATGGTGCTGTGGTGCATGGGCGAGGCGCACGCCGAGGTGATCCTGCAGCGGTTGCGGGAGAACGGTGTGGACGTGGACACCGAACCGGTGCGGGTGGCCTTCCGGCAGACCTTCCGCGGCCCCGCGAAGGGACACGGCAGATACGTCAAGCAGTCGGGCGGGCACGGGCAGTACGCGGTCTGCGACATCGAGGTGGAGCCGCTGGAGCGAGGTGCGGGGTTCGAGTTCGCCGACCGGATCGTCGGTGGTGCCGTTCCCAAGCAGTTCATCGCCAGTGTCGAGAAGGGCGTCCGTGCACAGCTGGAGCGCGGGATCGAGCCGGAGTGCCCGATCGTGGATCTGCGGGTGACGCTGGTGGACGGCAAGACGCACAGCGTGGACTCCTCCGACGCGGCCTTCCAGGCGGCCGGAGCCCTCGCGCTGAAGTCCGCCGCGGAGCGGGCGGGGCTGCTCACGCTGGAACCGGTGGACGAGGTGGAGGTGCACATCCCGGACGACCACCTGGGGGCGGTGCTCGGTGACCTGTCCAGCCGCAGGGGCAGGGTGATCGGCACCGAACCCGAGGACACCGGCTGGACGGTGGTCCGGGCGCACGTGCCCAGCACGGAACTGACGCGCTACGCGATCAACGTGCGCTCGCTGAGTTCGGGCAGCGCCAGCTTCAGCCGCAGCTTCGCGGGCTACGAACCGCTGCCGCGGTGA
- a CDS encoding hypothetical protein (product_source=Hypo-rule applied; cath_funfam=2.60.40.10; cleavage_site_network=SignalP-noTM; pfam=PF12079), with amino-acid sequence MSMWKRSLMTIVAGVALVSASACSPSEGAGDGSSETTGESPSGEVLASVKPCEILSSETLKSFGLQLPGKPEEMLPWKPACKYEGDPVDATIIKNKRQTVSSSEGESNWAKFDRTKVNGRPGATAITKGSTQARICNVMFDAGQGLIQVQALEVGRFDEIDECAKGLELAKKIEPNVPEPT; translated from the coding sequence GTGAGCATGTGGAAGCGGTCATTGATGACTATTGTTGCGGGCGTAGCGCTGGTCAGCGCTTCCGCGTGTTCGCCAAGTGAAGGCGCTGGTGACGGCTCCTCGGAGACCACAGGGGAATCGCCTTCGGGGGAAGTATTGGCGAGTGTTAAGCCTTGCGAGATCCTCTCATCGGAAACCTTGAAGTCCTTCGGATTGCAACTTCCTGGAAAACCCGAAGAAATGCTTCCATGGAAACCTGCGTGCAAGTATGAGGGAGATCCAGTTGACGCTACTATCATCAAAAATAAACGTCAGACGGTTTCATCTTCTGAGGGAGAATCGAATTGGGCCAAGTTTGATCGGACGAAGGTGAACGGGCGCCCCGGAGCGACGGCAATTACCAAGGGCTCAACTCAGGCCCGAATCTGCAACGTGATGTTTGATGCTGGCCAGGGACTTATCCAGGTTCAAGCTCTTGAAGTTGGTCGCTTTGACGAGATTGATGAGTGCGCCAAAGGACTGGAGCTCGCGAAGAAGATCGAGCCGAACGTTCCTGAGCCCACGTGA
- a CDS encoding hypothetical protein (product_source=Hypo-rule applied), which yields MRNTMTLYRVVNPDSLGSYTELLHHQPTEHPVDDAEALSRLREWALAVLYRTEERFGMYQIAIMPLDQHHRPDENAFHDLIADDTEVIEDYLCWSGCSELVPVSGG from the coding sequence ATGCGTAACACCATGACCCTGTACCGGGTGGTCAACCCCGACTCGCTCGGGTCCTACACCGAGCTGCTGCACCACCAGCCCACCGAGCATCCAGTCGACGACGCTGAAGCCCTGTCCCGGTTGCGCGAGTGGGCGCTGGCCGTGCTCTACCGCACCGAGGAACGCTTCGGGATGTATCAGATCGCGATCATGCCGCTGGACCAGCACCACAGACCCGACGAGAACGCCTTCCACGATTTGATCGCCGACGACACCGAGGTCATCGAGGACTACCTCTGCTGGTCCGGATGCTCCGAACTCGTCCCCGTCTCGGGTGGTTGA
- a CDS encoding hypothetical protein (product_source=Hypo-rule applied; pfam=PF04149), with the protein MRYDSVPNAAELTGVSWRRSSRSGPNGGSCVEAASLSGGEVTAVRDSKCPHGPALLFDRRAWAAFLGSLR; encoded by the coding sequence ATGCGTTACGACAGTGTGCCGAACGCGGCAGAGCTGACCGGTGTGTCCTGGCGGCGGAGCAGCCGCAGTGGTCCTAATGGAGGCTCGTGTGTGGAAGCCGCTTCCTTGTCGGGCGGTGAGGTCACCGCTGTGCGGGATTCCAAGTGTCCGCACGGCCCGGCGCTGTTGTTCGACCGTCGAGCTTGGGCTGCTTTCCTCGGTTCGCTGCGCTGA
- a CDS encoding transcriptional regulator GlxA family with amidase domain (product_source=COG4977; cath_funfam=1.10.10.60,3.40.50.880; cog=COG4977; pfam=PF01965,PF12833; smart=SM00342; superfamily=46689,52317) — MPHSWNVAVLVENGVAPFELGVACEVFGTDRGEQGLPTYEFALCSESPGPLRTKSGFRLIATHGLERLREADLVIVPPIDEPTPPEVSRSVIDALSEAVEAGSWVAALCSGVFVLGEAGLLGGGRAAVHWYKAADFRSRFPGIEVDESVLYTANPPIFTSAGTAAAIDLCLHLVRVRSGTRTANAIARRMVVPPHREGGQAQYIELPVPTSTDTMGPVLDWMEHNLRRELTVTELARRARMSPRTFARRFRTETGTTPHHWLTTRRVARAQQLLEDTDSTLEAVADNCGFGNAAALRHHFLRRFSVTPTEYRHTFRERG; from the coding sequence GTGCCTCATTCGTGGAACGTGGCGGTGCTGGTGGAGAACGGCGTGGCTCCGTTCGAGCTCGGAGTGGCCTGTGAGGTCTTCGGCACGGACCGTGGTGAGCAGGGACTTCCGACGTACGAGTTCGCGTTGTGCTCCGAGAGCCCGGGGCCACTTCGTACGAAGAGCGGTTTCCGGTTGATCGCCACGCACGGGCTGGAGCGGCTGCGGGAAGCCGATCTGGTGATCGTGCCGCCCATCGACGAGCCCACTCCGCCGGAGGTCTCCCGCTCCGTCATCGACGCGCTGTCGGAGGCGGTCGAAGCGGGTTCCTGGGTGGCCGCGCTGTGTTCCGGCGTGTTCGTGCTGGGGGAGGCGGGGCTGCTCGGCGGCGGCAGAGCGGCGGTTCACTGGTACAAGGCGGCCGATTTCCGCAGTCGGTTCCCCGGGATCGAAGTGGACGAGTCGGTGCTGTACACGGCGAATCCGCCGATCTTCACCAGTGCTGGAACGGCTGCCGCGATCGATCTGTGCCTGCACCTGGTACGGGTGCGGTCCGGTACTCGTACCGCGAACGCCATCGCCCGCCGGATGGTCGTGCCACCGCACCGGGAGGGTGGTCAGGCGCAGTACATCGAGCTGCCGGTGCCGACCTCGACCGACACGATGGGGCCGGTGCTCGATTGGATGGAGCACAACCTCCGCCGCGAGCTCACCGTCACCGAGCTCGCCCGCAGAGCGCGGATGTCACCGCGCACTTTCGCCCGCCGGTTCAGAACGGAGACCGGGACCACGCCGCATCACTGGCTCACCACGCGACGGGTCGCGCGTGCCCAGCAACTACTGGAGGACACCGACAGCACCCTCGAAGCCGTCGCCGACAACTGCGGATTCGGCAACGCCGCCGCGCTCCGGCATCACTTCCTGCGCAGGTTCTCCGTAACTCCCACCGAGTACCGCCACACCTTCCGGGAGAGGGGATAG
- a CDS encoding pyridoxal 5'-phosphate synthase pdxS subunit (product_source=KO:K06215; cath_funfam=3.20.20.70; cog=COG0214; ko=KO:K06215; pfam=PF01680; superfamily=51366; tigrfam=TIGR00343) — protein sequence MTNGDTTSPSAGTQTTGTDGVKRGMAEMLKGGVIMDVVTPEQARIAEEAGAVAVMALERVPADIRSQGGVARMSDPEMIDSIVRSVSIPVMAKARIGHFVEAEVLQSIGVDYVDESEVLTPADEDNHIDKWPFTVPFVCGATNLGEALRRISEGAAMIRSKGEAGTGNVVEATRHMRRIRADIRRLSVLDGTELYAAAKELRVPVELVREVARTGELPVVLFTAGGIATPADAVMMRRLGAEGVFVGSGIFKSGDPAARAEAIVKATTLYDDPELVAKVSRGLGEAMVGINVDDLPEEQHYAQRGW from the coding sequence GTGACCAACGGCGACACGACCAGCCCGTCCGCCGGCACCCAGACGACCGGAACCGACGGTGTCAAGCGAGGCATGGCGGAAATGCTCAAGGGCGGCGTGATCATGGATGTCGTCACGCCGGAACAGGCGAGGATCGCCGAGGAGGCGGGGGCGGTCGCGGTCATGGCGCTGGAACGTGTGCCCGCCGACATCCGCTCCCAGGGGGGTGTCGCCCGGATGTCCGACCCCGAGATGATCGACAGCATCGTGCGTTCCGTGTCCATTCCGGTCATGGCCAAGGCACGTATCGGCCACTTCGTCGAGGCCGAGGTGCTGCAGTCGATCGGGGTGGACTACGTCGACGAGTCCGAGGTGCTCACCCCCGCCGACGAGGACAACCACATCGACAAGTGGCCCTTCACGGTGCCGTTCGTGTGCGGTGCGACCAACCTCGGTGAGGCGTTGCGTCGGATCTCGGAGGGCGCGGCGATGATCCGTTCCAAGGGAGAGGCCGGTACCGGCAACGTCGTCGAGGCGACCCGGCACATGCGGCGGATCCGCGCGGACATCCGCAGGCTGTCGGTGCTGGACGGCACCGAGCTCTACGCCGCCGCCAAGGAACTGCGGGTGCCGGTGGAGCTCGTGCGCGAGGTCGCTCGCACCGGCGAGCTGCCGGTGGTGCTGTTCACCGCGGGCGGGATCGCCACCCCGGCCGACGCGGTGATGATGCGCAGGCTGGGTGCCGAGGGAGTCTTCGTCGGCTCGGGCATCTTCAAGTCGGGGGATCCGGCGGCGCGCGCCGAGGCCATCGTCAAGGCCACCACCCTCTACGACGATCCCGAGCTGGTCGCGAAGGTCTCCCGTGGGCTCGGTGAGGCGATGGTCGGCATCAACGTCGACGACCTTCCGGAGGAGCAGCACTACGCCCAGCGCGGCTGGTGA
- a CDS encoding hypothetical protein (product_source=Hypo-rule applied), with translation MRRLRAFRHAFREFNADNVWLWQRYLSSLRPWETTRDGAADVRMEVRTAAPDDAARGSERPANAETPTPVG, from the coding sequence ATGCGACGGTTGAGGGCTTTCCGGCACGCATTCCGCGAGTTCAACGCCGACAACGTGTGGTTGTGGCAGCGCTACCTGAGCTCGCTGCGGCCGTGGGAAACAACGCGGGACGGCGCGGCGGACGTTCGGATGGAGGTTCGGACGGCAGCACCGGACGACGCCGCACGAGGATCGGAACGTCCCGCGAACGCCGAGACGCCGACACCTGTCGGCTGA
- a CDS encoding transcriptional regulator with XRE-family HTH domain (product_source=COG1396; cath_funfam=1.10.260.40; cog=COG1396; pfam=PF01381; smart=SM00530; superfamily=47413,51182) — translation MRGSETEAIETISIALRHHRERAGISLSELAKRAGVAKSTLSQLESGEGNPGVETLWALAVALNVPFSRLVELPTPHTRVIRAGQAPKIRAEHAGFAAGLLSACPAGASRDIYEIGLEAGEIRRAEPHQPGTVEHLIVVSGSMRGGPADEPAELEPGDYTTFSGAVPHLYQAVDGPTTAVLLMEHS, via the coding sequence ATGCGGGGCTCCGAGACCGAGGCGATCGAGACGATCTCGATCGCGCTGCGCCACCACCGCGAACGCGCGGGAATCTCGCTGTCCGAACTGGCGAAGCGAGCCGGAGTGGCCAAATCGACGCTGTCGCAGCTGGAATCCGGGGAGGGAAACCCGGGGGTGGAAACACTGTGGGCGCTGGCCGTCGCGTTGAACGTGCCGTTCAGCAGGCTCGTGGAGCTGCCGACCCCCCACACGAGGGTGATCCGAGCGGGACAGGCTCCCAAGATCCGGGCGGAACACGCCGGCTTCGCGGCGGGGCTGCTGTCCGCCTGCCCCGCCGGGGCGAGCCGGGACATCTACGAGATCGGCCTGGAGGCCGGGGAGATCCGGCGGGCGGAGCCGCACCAGCCGGGCACGGTCGAGCACCTGATCGTGGTGTCGGGAAGCATGCGCGGCGGCCCCGCCGACGAGCCCGCCGAACTCGAACCGGGCGATTACACCACGTTCTCCGGAGCGGTGCCGCACCTCTACCAGGCTGTGGACGGTCCGACCACGGCGGTGCTGCTGATGGAGCACTCCTGA
- a CDS encoding CDP-diacylglycerol--glycerol-3-phosphate 3-phosphatidyltransferase (product_source=KO:K00995; cog=COG0558; ko=KO:K00995; pfam=PF01066; transmembrane_helix_parts=Inside_1_6,TMhelix_7_29,Outside_30_129,TMhelix_130_152,Inside_153_164), with amino-acid sequence MCSVAAAVTLFPRGWLLTGTLVVTVFLLFDLLDGAVARASGHGGDFGAVLDAGCDRIADGAVFGSLLWWALVTTGNETRGLALLLSLVAAQVISYVKARAEAQGLSATAGVAERAERLVVLLVGTGLHGMGVPYVLDVALWALAAASVFTVGQRLVGAYRSRAG; translated from the coding sequence GTGTGCAGCGTCGCCGCCGCCGTGACGCTGTTCCCGCGCGGCTGGCTGCTGACCGGAACCCTGGTCGTCACGGTTTTCCTGCTGTTCGATCTGCTCGACGGCGCGGTCGCCCGTGCCTCGGGGCACGGCGGTGACTTCGGGGCAGTGCTGGACGCCGGCTGCGACCGCATCGCCGACGGCGCCGTGTTCGGTTCGCTGCTGTGGTGGGCACTGGTAACTACCGGGAACGAGACGCGCGGCCTGGCGCTGCTGCTCTCGCTGGTGGCGGCCCAGGTCATCTCCTACGTCAAGGCCAGGGCGGAGGCCCAGGGGCTCTCCGCCACGGCCGGGGTGGCCGAGCGGGCCGAACGGCTGGTGGTGCTGTTGGTGGGGACGGGGCTGCACGGGATGGGGGTGCCGTACGTGCTCGACGTCGCGCTGTGGGCGCTGGCCGCGGCTTCGGTGTTCACCGTCGGTCAGCGGCTGGTCGGCGCTTACCGGTCGCGGGCGGGATAA
- a CDS encoding hypothetical protein (product_source=Hypo-rule applied; pfam=PF04149), whose protein sequence is MTMPPRGWRKSSRSGPNSSCVEVGRVGDGAAVRDTKDRSLGYFTTTSAQWQTFLHAVKTDRFS, encoded by the coding sequence ATGACGATGCCCCCGCGAGGTTGGCGCAAGTCGAGCCGGTCCGGGCCGAACAGCAGCTGTGTGGAGGTCGGCCGAGTCGGCGACGGCGCGGCGGTCCGCGACACCAAGGACCGCTCGCTCGGCTACTTCACCACCACGAGCGCGCAGTGGCAGACGTTCCTGCACGCGGTCAAGACCGACCGGTTCAGCTGA
- a CDS encoding hypothetical protein (product_source=Hypo-rule applied; superfamily=140453), giving the protein MAEQSAEPSGFEGAGAALQSIRDENSWIQQQISGGGLSMEPQAADKAAEVYRCEAEEAESLAGKADRLQQVPGLGAYTSGQQLAAKFGQKASNGSTGAADLLRQFADELRRKASLFEQAKENYQATDEQIAGDLRRGAQ; this is encoded by the coding sequence ATGGCTGAGCAGAGTGCCGAACCGTCCGGTTTCGAAGGAGCTGGGGCGGCGTTGCAGTCGATCCGGGACGAGAACTCCTGGATCCAGCAGCAGATCTCGGGCGGTGGGCTGAGCATGGAACCACAAGCCGCCGACAAGGCGGCCGAGGTGTACAGATGTGAGGCCGAGGAAGCTGAGTCGCTTGCTGGTAAGGCAGACCGTTTGCAGCAGGTTCCTGGTTTGGGGGCCTATACCTCAGGCCAACAGCTGGCTGCCAAGTTCGGTCAGAAAGCGAGTAATGGTTCGACCGGTGCGGCGGATCTGCTTAGACAGTTCGCTGACGAGTTGCGACGCAAGGCGAGTCTGTTCGAGCAGGCCAAGGAGAACTATCAGGCTACCGATGAGCAGATTGCCGGGGATCTGCGGAGGGGCGCACAGTGA